The following are from one region of the Euleptes europaea isolate rEulEur1 chromosome 11, rEulEur1.hap1, whole genome shotgun sequence genome:
- the LOC130484379 gene encoding cathelicidin-2-like, protein MDLLLVGAVLVFLGVSGSASPPAEGSPAPRDAARIVVDMYNQESETQAVFKLLKFRNTHKTRFDWGVHFSLNFTIKETNCRKTMTNYKPGNCKYKPNGAVNECSAEVSFLNFMQDTPLTSVQCTPLQRAGGKKSNSPSRLQAVPSVPRIHVEHYMPSAYITAAQMALDVE, encoded by the exons ATGGATCTGCTCTTAGTGGGTGCCGTGTTGGTCTTTCTTGGGGTCTCCGGGTCAGCTTCTCCTCCCGCAGAAGGTTCCCCAGCCCCCCGAGATGCAGCCAGGATTGTGGTGGACATGTACAACCAGGAATCAGAAACACAAGCCGTCTTCAAGCTGCTGAAATTCAGAAACACCCACAAAACG AGGTTTGACTGGGGCGTTCACTTCAGCTTGAATTTCACCATCAAAGAGACCAACTGTCGGAAAACGATGACCAACTACAAGCCCGGAAACTGCAAGTACAAGCCTAACGGG GCAGTGAATGAGTGTTCAGCCGAGGTCTCCTTCCTTAACTTCATGCAAGACACTCCCCTGACCTCTGTCCAATGCACACCCTTGCAG CGGGCCGGTGGCAAGAAGTCCAACTCCCCCTCCAGGCTCCAGGCGGTACCATCCGTGCCCAGAATACATGTGGAACACTACATGCCGTCAGCCTATATTACCGCCGCTCAGATGGCATTGGATGTCGAGTGA
- the LOC130484252 gene encoding cathelicidin-2-like yields the protein MGSWVLLMLCLAVAARASPATQREFSYEEAISLAIDLYNQEPEVELAFRLLEAKPQPDWDPSMQSLQELEFTVQETTCPPAEQLNLDKCDFKDKGVVKECYGTIFSEQGAPVIRYLCETAGQGHIRVKRCIWRGIRKGIKKNKKEIKEIKNLPPCEKSRKEIKEPFPGSGSPIGKVPVGNEHIA from the exons ATGGGCAGCTGGGTGCTGCTGATGCTCTGCCTTGCCGTGGCAGCCAGAGCATCACCTGCTACGCAACGGGAGTTCAGCTATGAGGAGGCCATTTCGTTGGCTATCGACCTCTACAACCAAGAGCCAGAGGTGGAGCTGGCCTTCCGACTCCTGGAAGCCAAGCCCCAGCCGGACTGG GACCCCTCGATGCAGTCACTCCAGGAGCTGGAATTCACCGTGCAGGAGACCACGTGCCCACCCGCAGAGCAGCTGAACCTGGACAAATGTGACTTCAAGGACAAGGGG GTGGTAAAGGAATGTTACGGAACCATCTTTTCTGAACAGGGGGCTCCCGTCATCCGGTATCTTTGTGAAACTGCAGGCCAGGGG cACATCCGTGTCAAGAGGTGCATTTGGAGGGGCATTCGGAAAGGgataaagaaaaacaagaaagagaTTAAGGAGATCAAGAATCTCCCTCCTTGTGAAAAATCAAGAAAGGAGATCAAGGAACCGTTTCCTGGTTCAGGTTCCCCTATTGGAAAAGTGCCTGTTGGCAATGAGCATATTGCATGA